ACCAGGTGGTGACGCCGTCAGGCGGAACCAACTACGCGGTTGCAGGAAGGATGAACTGCCGCCAGCGGAAGCCCGCCGGGAGGCGGGCTGACTCTGGCGGGTGAGAAAAAGCGCCTCTTTGGCGCCACCTTTCTGGCGCAAGCAGAAAGGTGGCAAACAAGGCACCCCGGCGAACTCCGGGATGCGAAAAACCCCCATCCCGACCTTCCCCCTGCAGGGGGAAGGGGTCGCTTTGGCGGCAGCCTTTTGGGATACCCAGCATTCGAGGGAGCGGTCATGAGCAAGTTGATTGGCAAAGGCCTCACCTTCGATGACGTGCTGCTCGTGCCGCGCGAATCCATCGTGCTGCCGGCCCAGGCCCGCGTGTCCACGCGCCTCTCCCGCCGCATCCGGCTGAACATCCCGCTGGTCAGCGCCGCCATGGACACGGTCACCGAGTCCGAGATGGCCATCGCCATGGCCCGCGAGGGTGGGATCGGGATCATCCACAAGAACCTGAGCCCGGCCGACCAGGCGCACCAGGTGGACACGGTCAAGCGCTCCGAGTCCGGCATGATCCGCCAGCCCATCACCCTTTCCAGCGAGCGCAGCCTGCACGAGGCCGTGGCCGTGATGGCCCGCTACCGGATCAGCGGCATTCCCGTGGTGGACGAGGGCCGGCTGGTGGGCATCCTCACCAACCGCGACCTGCGCTTCCTGACGGATCTGGAACTGCCCATCGCCTCGGCCATGACCCGCGAGAACCTGATCTGCGCGCCCGAGGGTACCACCCTCGAGGAAGCCGAGCGCATCCTGCAGCAGCACAAAGTCGAGAAGCTGCTGGTGACGGGAACGGGCGGCGCGTTGGTGGGACTGATCACGGTCAAGGATATCCAAAAGAAGAAGCAGTTCCCCTTCGCGGCCAAGGACGGCCACGGCCGCCTGCTGGCCGGCGCCGCCGTGGGCGTGGGCCCCAAGGAACTGGAGCGCGCCGCGCGGCTGGTGGAGGCCGGCGTGGACGTGCTCTGCGTGGACACGGCCCACGGGCACAGCAGCGGCGTGATCGGCATGGTGCGCACGTTGAAGGCCGCCTACCCAGCCGTGGACGTGGTGGCGGGCAACGTGGCCACGGGCGAAGCCGTACGCGCCCTGGCGGAGGCTGGCGCCGACGCCGTCAAGGTGGGCATCGGCCCGGGCAGCATCTGCACCACGCGCGTGGTGGCCGGCGTGGGCGTGCCGCAGATCACGGCCGTGCTGGACTGCGCCGCCGCCGCCGCCGAGTTCGACATTCCCGTGATCTCCGATGGCGGCGTCAAGTACTCGGGCGACTTCGCCAAGGCCATCGCCGCGGGCGCCGAATCCGTCATGATGGGCTCGCTCTTCGCCGGTTGCGAAGAGAGCCCGGGCGAGACCGTGCTCTTCGAAGGCCGCAGCTTCAAGGTCTACCGCGGGATGGGCAGCCTGGGCGCCATGCGCCGCGGCTCCAGCGACCGCTACTTCCAGGGCGAGATCCGCGACGAGGAGAAGTTGGTCCCCGAAGGCATCGAGGGCCGCGTGGCCTACAAGGGCAAAGTGGCGGGCGTGGTCTATCAATTGGTGGGCGGCCTGCGCGCCAGCATGGGCTACTGCGGCTGCCCGGACATCGAGGCCTTCCGGCGCGACACGCGCTTCGTGGAGATCACCCCCGCCGGCCTGCGCGAGAGCCATCCCCACGACGTGGTGGTGACCAAGGAGTCGCCCAACTACTGGACCACCTGATTCCTGGGGATGTCCCGCGCTCGTGAGCCGTGCCCCCGACCGCCCCATGCAAGAGCGGATTCCGACCCCGGCACGTGAATCGCCCCCTTCACATCAAGGCAAGGCGATCAACTCCACCTCCACCTCGGCCGAGGAATCGTCCTCATCCAGGGTGGCCCCGGTGGGATGGGCGGCGTTGCGGTTCCAGGTCAGATAGCCGCTCTTGCTCACCCGCCAGGCGTCCAGCCGCACCGAGTTCCCGTTGAAGATCTCGATCTCGTAGCTGGCGCGCCCTGCCGCCCCCGTGTTGTAGGGCGGGTTCAACTCAATCGAATCATTGGCGAAGAACACGAGGGCGCCGGGCAGGGCCTGCCCCGTGTTGGAGTCCACCACCCGCACGGTCAGCGTGGCCGTCCAGGTCCGGTCGGGCAGGCTGGATTCCTCGCAGCCGGCCAGTAGCAGCAGCAGACAAAACAGCGGCAGGATGCGCATC
This Candidatus Delongbacteria bacterium DNA region includes the following protein-coding sequences:
- the guaB gene encoding IMP dehydrogenase, with translation MSKLIGKGLTFDDVLLVPRESIVLPAQARVSTRLSRRIRLNIPLVSAAMDTVTESEMAIAMAREGGIGIIHKNLSPADQAHQVDTVKRSESGMIRQPITLSSERSLHEAVAVMARYRISGIPVVDEGRLVGILTNRDLRFLTDLELPIASAMTRENLICAPEGTTLEEAERILQQHKVEKLLVTGTGGALVGLITVKDIQKKKQFPFAAKDGHGRLLAGAAVGVGPKELERAARLVEAGVDVLCVDTAHGHSSGVIGMVRTLKAAYPAVDVVAGNVATGEAVRALAEAGADAVKVGIGPGSICTTRVVAGVGVPQITAVLDCAAAAAEFDIPVISDGGVKYSGDFAKAIAAGAESVMMGSLFAGCEESPGETVLFEGRSFKVYRGMGSLGAMRRGSSDRYFQGEIRDEEKLVPEGIEGRVAYKGKVAGVVYQLVGGLRASMGYCGCPDIEAFRRDTRFVEITPAGLRESHPHDVVVTKESPNYWTT